A single genomic interval of Phocoenobacter uteri harbors:
- a CDS encoding DNA polymerase III subunit psi translates to MNRRDLLLNEMNITQWVLTKPQVLKGDAQIRLSAEVKLVVICESDHQNSRLFQDILQSLHLSKQQYQWVDFQQSLRLNFDHQPILWMIQPEKQAVILTEKFADLVAWKNNSWQDLAISINKRQFWQQIEPFCEPKERL, encoded by the coding sequence ATGAATAGGCGAGATTTACTCTTAAATGAGATGAATATTACCCAATGGGTACTCACAAAACCGCAAGTTTTAAAGGGCGATGCCCAAATTAGGTTGTCCGCAGAGGTGAAATTAGTCGTGATTTGTGAGAGCGATCATCAAAATAGCAGACTGTTTCAAGATATTTTACAAAGTTTACACCTATCAAAACAGCAATATCAATGGGTGGATTTTCAACAATCGTTACGTTTGAATTTTGATCATCAACCGATTTTATGGATGATACAGCCAGAAAAACAAGCGGTCATTTTAACTGAAAAATTTGCAGATTTAGTCGCTTGGAAAAATAATAGTTGGCAAGATCTTGCTATTTCAATCAACAAACGCCAATTTTGGCAACAGATAGAACCATTTTGTGAACCAAAAGAGAGATTATGA
- the rimI gene encoding ribosomal protein S18-alanine N-acetyltransferase, translating to MITPIQETDFDILFEIEQNAHLVPWSKGTLLNNQGERYLNLKLTEQNQIVGFAICHKTLDEATLFNIAIDPKFQGKGYGKQLLCELISQLKQQDIITLWLEVRESNQNAIRLYQSLDFVEVDIRKNYYPTPDGGKENAVVMALYL from the coding sequence ATGATAACCCCAATTCAAGAAACCGATTTTGACATTTTATTTGAAATCGAACAAAACGCCCATCTTGTCCCTTGGTCAAAAGGTACGTTACTGAATAATCAAGGCGAACGCTATCTAAACTTAAAATTGACCGAGCAGAATCAGATTGTCGGTTTTGCGATTTGCCATAAAACCTTAGATGAAGCGACGTTGTTTAATATCGCCATCGATCCAAAATTTCAAGGAAAAGGCTATGGCAAACAGTTGCTTTGTGAGTTAATTTCACAATTAAAACAACAAGATATTATCACGCTATGGTTAGAAGTAAGAGAAAGTAATCAAAATGCAATCCGCTTATACCAAAGCTTAGATTTTGTCGAAGTGGATATTCGTAAAAATTATTATCCCACCCCTGACGGCGGCAAAGAAAATGCGGTAGTAATGGCGTTGTATTTATAG
- a CDS encoding YeiH family putative sulfate export transporter, which produces MKYKNTLFGLLLVGIITVISSVLEKTTFFTQIHFSALTLAIVIGIAMGNTFFSKIESYTNQGVILSKGTLLRAGIVLYGFKITLTDINSVGINAITSDAIMLISTFFITLWLGVYLLKMDKQIVQLTATGCSICGAAAIMAAEPVVKAESHKVAVAIAVIVIFGTISMFLYPIMYPYLAEYLSQHQFGIYIGSSVHEVAQVYAAGGNISATVADNAVITKMIRVMMLAPFLFGLSYFLNKENRQNKIMIPWFAVYFIGVALFNSLELLPQSLVELLITLDNILLMMAMSALGLTTRIESVKQAGVKPFILGTLVLVWLVVGGFIVNLAIQTIL; this is translated from the coding sequence ATGAAATATAAAAATACACTATTCGGATTATTACTTGTCGGCATAATCACCGTTATTTCTAGTGTGTTAGAAAAAACTACTTTTTTCACTCAAATCCACTTTTCAGCCTTAACCCTTGCGATTGTGATCGGGATTGCGATGGGCAATACGTTTTTTTCAAAAATTGAATCCTACACCAATCAAGGCGTGATCTTATCCAAAGGGACATTGTTGCGAGCGGGGATTGTATTGTATGGCTTTAAAATTACCTTAACGGATATCAATTCTGTCGGCATAAATGCGATCACAAGTGATGCGATTATGTTGATTAGCACCTTTTTCATCACGTTATGGTTGGGGGTGTATCTACTAAAAATGGATAAACAAATTGTACAACTTACCGCAACGGGTTGTAGTATTTGTGGGGCAGCAGCGATAATGGCAGCGGAGCCTGTGGTGAAAGCAGAATCCCATAAGGTTGCTGTGGCGATTGCCGTGATTGTGATTTTTGGCACAATCAGTATGTTTTTATATCCGATAATGTACCCTTATTTGGCGGAATATTTATCTCAACACCAATTTGGGATTTATATCGGCTCTTCGGTTCACGAAGTGGCTCAAGTTTATGCAGCGGGTGGAAATATCAGTGCAACGGTCGCAGATAATGCCGTGATTACTAAAATGATCCGCGTGATGATGCTAGCCCCATTCTTATTTGGTTTATCTTATTTTTTAAACAAAGAAAACCGTCAAAATAAAATTATGATCCCGTGGTTTGCGGTCTATTTTATCGGTGTGGCACTGTTTAATTCATTGGAATTACTTCCGCAATCGCTAGTTGAACTATTGATTACACTGGATAATATTTTACTGATGATGGCAATGTCGGCACTAGGTTTAACAACCCGCATTGAATCCGTAAAACAAGCTGGCGTGAAGCCCTTTATTTTAGGCACACTCGTTTTAGTCTGGCTTGTTGTTGGCGGGTTTATCGTAAACCTAGCAATACAAACCATATTATAA
- a CDS encoding YadA-like family protein: MNNNRHVIFKYKNIPLYIPLSALLLSNHAMAGTGSVLNPVQIEKTEWEALKQTVQWNSNSISYIQKESRESPLQMTDKRKIDSQKIDLGGGSAIKSGTVYGGYNVSLGAYNHISEYDDDVVRSTALGYQNSATNNDAVAIGYSSSAQGQGALAMGGWANKDTIQDSWYRYETRPRAAIPQKAERHSEFEKGGTALTRGSIAIGAGTVAGKKHTDKAEKQEEAVAIGYFSQATGHETLAIGFDSVASIDGGIALGADSRTTVDKNIKGYGYDQAHQNRTTNSTEEEAAWQSTRGALAIGNAPMGVTRQITGVAAGTRDSDAVNVAQLKLAMEKAATNTPIEKTILTNGTGTTVSGTGTQADPYKVAIDFGSVQQGDTKAVKGGDVFNAIEAAKEEVKSGKGIKVTSKTVSGKGKEFTVSLDEATQQALANAQNKLDKSAIQNIRGNGITVSGNGNLTDGDVTLGLADNAVTTAKLANNSVTTEKLADKSITEAKLSDETVRAFKQKSVETVSKGDGVTIKATDGTNGKDYKISVNVDDETIKVINGKLKAIGDGQAYTAGQNIEIKNHVVSTKSEVSFDKVAVGDVAIERNGINAGNKKISHVANATNNDDAVNLGQLTEKLSAKLDKTALHSIKGDGINITNNGNLANGDVTLSLANKSITEAKLSDETVRAFKQKSVETVSKGDGVTIKATDGTNGKDYKISVNVDGETIKVIDGKLKAVGDGQAYFAGKNIEIKDHVISTKSDASFDKIAVGDVAIERKGINAGNKKITHVANATQHSDAVNYGQLLSSNQKIYQTIDKVDKNARAGIAGSAAMAMLAHPMKSGEGIISAGVASHRGETALAVGVSASSDNSKWIVKGSLAVDSTSHTTVGASVNYKLW; encoded by the coding sequence ATGAACAATAATCGACATGTTATTTTTAAGTATAAAAATATTCCTTTATATATTCCACTATCAGCTTTATTGTTAAGTAATCACGCAATGGCAGGAACGGGATCCGTGCTAAATCCAGTACAAATAGAGAAAACAGAATGGGAAGCACTAAAACAAACTGTTCAGTGGAATAGCAACAGTATTAGCTATATTCAGAAAGAGTCCAGAGAATCTCCTCTTCAAATGACAGATAAACGGAAAATAGATTCTCAAAAAATTGATCTTGGTGGAGGAAGTGCAATAAAATCAGGAACAGTATATGGCGGATATAACGTATCACTTGGTGCTTATAATCATATTTCTGAATATGATGATGATGTTGTGCGTTCTACCGCGTTAGGCTATCAAAATAGTGCAACAAATAATGATGCGGTTGCAATTGGCTATTCATCATCAGCGCAAGGGCAGGGGGCTTTAGCAATGGGAGGATGGGCGAATAAAGATACTATACAAGACTCTTGGTATCGCTACGAAACCAGACCTCGAGCCGCCATTCCCCAAAAAGCAGAACGCCATTCTGAATTTGAAAAAGGAGGAACGGCATTAACGCGAGGCAGTATCGCCATTGGTGCTGGCACAGTGGCAGGTAAAAAACATACGGATAAAGCAGAAAAACAAGAAGAAGCCGTTGCTATTGGTTATTTTTCACAAGCTACAGGACACGAAACCTTAGCCATCGGTTTTGACTCTGTTGCGAGTATCGACGGAGGGATCGCCTTAGGAGCTGATTCAAGAACCACCGTAGATAAAAATATAAAAGGCTATGGCTACGATCAAGCACATCAAAATAGAACCACAAATAGCACCGAAGAAGAAGCTGCTTGGCAATCCACGCGAGGGGCACTTGCTATTGGGAATGCACCAATGGGCGTCACACGCCAAATCACAGGCGTAGCAGCAGGAACAAGAGATTCCGATGCAGTAAACGTTGCCCAGCTTAAACTTGCAATGGAAAAAGCCGCAACCAACACACCAATTGAAAAAACAATATTAACCAATGGCACAGGCACAACGGTTTCAGGTACGGGTACGCAAGCCGATCCTTATAAAGTCGCGATTGATTTTGGCTCAGTACAACAAGGCGATACAAAAGCGGTAAAAGGTGGTGATGTGTTTAATGCCATCGAAGCCGCCAAAGAAGAAGTAAAAAGTGGCAAAGGTATCAAAGTTACCTCAAAAACAGTTTCGGGCAAAGGCAAAGAATTTACGGTTTCTCTGGATGAGGCTACGCAACAAGCCTTAGCCAATGCTCAAAACAAACTAGATAAAAGTGCAATCCAAAATATTAGAGGCAATGGCATCACCGTAAGCGGAAATGGCAATCTCACCGATGGTGATGTCACACTTGGCTTAGCAGACAACGCCGTTACCACCGCAAAACTCGCAAATAATTCGGTGACAACAGAAAAACTCGCCGATAAATCCATCACTGAAGCCAAACTCTCTGATGAAACAGTGCGAGCTTTTAAACAAAAATCCGTTGAAACAGTGTCAAAAGGCGATGGCGTTACTATAAAAGCAACGGATGGTACAAATGGCAAAGATTATAAAATTTCCGTTAACGTTGATGATGAAACCATTAAAGTCATCAATGGTAAATTAAAAGCCATTGGTGATGGACAGGCTTATACAGCAGGACAAAATATTGAAATTAAAAATCACGTAGTTTCCACAAAATCAGAAGTCTCTTTTGATAAAGTTGCAGTGGGTGATGTCGCTATTGAACGCAACGGAATCAATGCCGGCAATAAAAAAATCTCTCACGTTGCAAATGCGACAAATAATGATGATGCCGTAAATTTAGGACAGTTAACAGAAAAACTCTCAGCTAAATTGGATAAAACCGCATTACATTCTATTAAAGGCGACGGAATCAATATCACCAATAATGGAAATCTAGCCAATGGTGATGTTACCCTGAGCCTTGCCAATAAATCCATCACAGAAGCCAAACTCTCTGATGAAACAGTGCGAGCTTTTAAACAAAAATCCGTTGAAACGGTATCAAAAGGCGACGGCGTTACTATAAAAGCAACGGATGGCACGAATGGCAAAGATTATAAAATTTCCGTAAATGTTGATGGTGAAACCATTAAAGTCATCGATGGAAAACTGAAAGCTGTGGGTGATGGGCAAGCCTATTTTGCAGGCAAAAACATTGAGATAAAAGATCATGTTATTTCTACAAAATCCGATGCATCTTTTGATAAGATTGCGGTAGGTGATGTCGCGATTGAGCGTAAAGGGATCAACGCGGGCAATAAAAAAATTACTCACGTTGCCAATGCCACCCAGCATTCTGATGCTGTAAACTACGGACAATTACTCTCAAGCAATCAAAAGATCTATCAAACGATCGATAAAGTGGATAAAAATGCCCGAGCGGGGATCGCAGGCAGTGCGGCAATGGCAATGCTCGCCCATCCGATGAAAAGTGGCGAAGGTATAATTAGTGCTGGCGTGGCTTCACATCGTGGAGAAACCGCATTAGCCGTCGGCGTTTCAGCGTCATCGGATAACAGTAAATGGATTGTGAAAGGTTCTCTTGCCGTCGATTCAACCTCTCACACCACTGTCGGTGCATCAGTAAACTATAAATTATGGTAG
- a CDS encoding VOC family protein translates to MKHKLLFEQNEIFFKKFSLFEEKIKKLAKVMRVSLNNYQIDHLAIRLNQKETAQLCLVTLLKYGKVISDNMVNGRPIYIIKLNEPLIIANQKVDVIELPFPKGKTYPVEGLEHIEIVMPFVENETTQQWCERIQTTFLWHKNPQLKVKVSEPKVDGEQLPNPSIAVSFVDSTENHTCIKIHPYTLEKVIS, encoded by the coding sequence ATGAAACATAAACTATTATTTGAACAAAATGAAATTTTTTTTAAAAAATTTTCACTTTTTGAAGAAAAAATTAAAAAATTAGCAAAAGTGATGAGAGTTTCACTGAATAATTATCAAATTGACCATTTAGCAATCAGATTGAATCAAAAAGAAACAGCACAATTATGCTTAGTAACATTATTAAAATACGGAAAAGTGATTAGTGATAATATGGTGAATGGGCGTCCAATTTATATCATAAAATTAAATGAGCCGTTGATAATAGCAAATCAAAAAGTAGATGTGATCGAATTGCCTTTTCCAAAAGGAAAAACGTATCCTGTTGAGGGGCTAGAGCATATTGAAATTGTGATGCCTTTTGTTGAAAATGAAACTACGCAACAATGGTGTGAACGAATTCAGACCACTTTTCTATGGCATAAAAATCCTCAATTAAAAGTAAAAGTTAGCGAACCTAAAGTGGATGGTGAGCAATTACCTAATCCATCTATTGCCGTTAGTTTTGTTGATTCAACAGAGAATCATACTTGTATAAAAATCCATCCTTATACACTTGAAAAAGTGATTTCTTAA
- a CDS encoding OmpA family protein yields the protein MNVKCKVLLLGLASLVVGCSSYQYRNIQCNYEHQPVQEEINLAADALFKFNKYAEDDLLAKGKATLDDLANKLMTGYTHVNAIALVGHTDRLGSDDYNYTLGLNRAETVKAYLQSHGIQTQISVDSAGENEPVTDGCYGVSPKHKLTECLQPDRRVIVKIEGIRKLADKK from the coding sequence ATGAATGTCAAATGTAAAGTATTACTATTAGGTCTAGCAAGCTTAGTTGTGGGATGTAGTAGTTATCAGTATAGAAATATTCAATGTAATTATGAACACCAACCTGTGCAAGAAGAGATAAATCTTGCAGCAGATGCATTATTTAAATTTAATAAATACGCAGAAGATGACTTGTTAGCCAAAGGGAAGGCAACACTTGATGATTTAGCGAATAAGTTAATGACCGGATATACACACGTTAATGCAATCGCGTTAGTCGGTCATACCGATCGTTTAGGTAGTGATGATTATAATTATACGTTAGGGTTAAACCGAGCAGAAACAGTTAAGGCGTATTTACAGTCTCATGGAATTCAAACACAAATTAGTGTAGATAGTGCTGGAGAGAATGAGCCAGTAACCGATGGTTGTTATGGTGTTTCTCCGAAACATAAACTAACGGAATGTTTACAACCAGATCGTCGAGTTATCGTGAAGATAGAAGGCATTAGAAAATTAGCAGATAAAAAATAA